One stretch of Corynebacterium auriscanis DNA includes these proteins:
- the thrS gene encoding threonine--tRNA ligase, whose protein sequence is MRPLELPNKGPQAIVCVKDSDGNLRDLSWAPEQEQQVAAIAADTEEGRGVIRHSAAHVLAQAVQKEFPGTKLGIGPAIENGFYYDFDVAEPFTPEDLNKIEKTMKKIIKSGQKFERKAYASVDDARAEYTHEPFKTELIDDKGNVDPDSDEATEVGAGELTAYSNVNPRTGDVEWYDLCRGPHVPTTRYIPAFAITRSSAAYWRGDQSKAGLQRVYGTAWESKEALETYQKMLAEAEKRDHRRLGAELDLFSFPDEIGSGFPVFHPNGGIVRLEMEEHSRRRHIESGYSFVNTPHITKGDLFQKSGHLDFYAEGMFPPMQLDGETDADGNVTKQAQDYYAKPMNCPMHNLIFASRGRSYRELPLRLFEFGTVYRYEKSGVVHGLTRARGFTQDDAHIYCTEDQLEEELTTVLEFIISLLRDYGLDDFYLELSTKDPKKFVGSDEIWERSTEILQRVATKSGLELVPDPAGAAFYGPKISVQARDAIGRTWQMSTVQLDFNLPERFNLEYTAPDGSKQRPIMIHRALFGSIERFFGVLLEHYAGAFPAWLAPHQVVGIPVADEFNEYLDGVASSLRNRGIRAEVDTSDDRMQKKIRTHTTGKVPFMLLVGGRDVEADAISFRFLDGSQVNGVPREKAVDLITNWIGERRNTQPTKAEVEALLG, encoded by the coding sequence ATGCGTCCCCTGGAACTGCCGAACAAGGGCCCGCAGGCAATCGTGTGTGTGAAGGATTCGGATGGCAACCTTCGGGATCTTTCTTGGGCTCCTGAGCAGGAGCAACAGGTCGCGGCTATCGCTGCCGATACGGAAGAAGGTCGCGGCGTCATCCGACACTCGGCAGCACACGTGCTGGCCCAAGCTGTGCAGAAGGAATTCCCCGGCACCAAGCTGGGTATTGGTCCGGCCATCGAAAACGGCTTCTACTACGACTTTGATGTGGCCGAGCCATTCACGCCGGAAGATCTGAACAAGATCGAAAAGACGATGAAGAAGATCATCAAGTCTGGCCAGAAGTTCGAGCGCAAGGCCTATGCCTCAGTGGACGATGCACGTGCGGAATACACCCATGAGCCTTTCAAGACTGAGTTGATTGATGACAAGGGCAATGTGGACCCCGATTCCGATGAGGCCACCGAGGTCGGCGCGGGCGAATTGACCGCGTACTCCAACGTCAACCCCCGCACTGGTGACGTGGAATGGTACGACCTGTGCCGCGGCCCGCACGTGCCCACCACCCGTTACATCCCCGCCTTCGCGATCACCCGATCCTCTGCAGCGTACTGGCGCGGCGATCAGTCTAAGGCGGGATTGCAGCGCGTGTACGGCACCGCGTGGGAATCTAAGGAGGCGTTAGAGACTTACCAAAAGATGCTGGCCGAGGCCGAAAAGCGCGATCACCGCCGCCTAGGCGCAGAACTGGACCTTTTCAGCTTCCCCGACGAGATTGGTTCTGGCTTCCCCGTTTTCCACCCCAACGGCGGTATCGTGCGTTTGGAGATGGAGGAACACTCTCGCCGTCGCCACATCGAAAGTGGTTACTCCTTCGTCAACACCCCGCATATCACGAAGGGCGACCTGTTCCAGAAGTCGGGCCACCTTGATTTCTACGCTGAGGGTATGTTCCCTCCCATGCAGTTGGACGGCGAAACCGATGCGGATGGCAACGTCACCAAGCAGGCGCAGGATTATTACGCCAAGCCGATGAATTGCCCGATGCACAACCTGATTTTCGCCTCTCGTGGACGTTCTTACCGCGAATTGCCCCTGCGCCTGTTTGAGTTCGGCACGGTCTATCGTTATGAGAAGTCGGGCGTGGTTCACGGTTTGACCCGCGCGCGTGGCTTCACGCAGGACGATGCCCACATCTACTGCACCGAGGATCAGCTGGAAGAAGAGCTCACCACGGTTTTGGAATTCATCATCTCGCTGCTGCGTGATTATGGCTTGGATGATTTCTACCTAGAGCTGTCTACCAAGGACCCGAAGAAGTTCGTGGGTTCGGACGAAATCTGGGAGCGCTCTACGGAGATCCTGCAGCGCGTAGCTACCAAATCCGGCCTGGAACTGGTTCCGGATCCAGCAGGTGCGGCGTTCTATGGTCCAAAGATTTCCGTTCAGGCACGGGATGCCATTGGCCGTACGTGGCAAATGTCCACGGTACAGTTGGACTTCAACCTGCCCGAGCGCTTCAACTTGGAATACACCGCCCCCGATGGTTCTAAGCAGCGCCCTATCATGATCCACCGTGCGCTGTTCGGGTCCATCGAGCGCTTCTTTGGCGTGTTGCTAGAGCACTACGCCGGCGCGTTCCCCGCGTGGCTGGCGCCTCACCAAGTGGTGGGTATTCCGGTTGCTGATGAATTCAACGAATACCTGGACGGTGTGGCGTCCAGTCTGCGCAACCGCGGTATCCGCGCAGAGGTCGATACGTCTGACGATCGTATGCAGAAGAAGATTCGTACGCACACTACCGGCAAAGTTCCTTTCATGTTGTTGGTAGGTGGCCGGGATGTTGAGGCTGACGCCATTAGCTTCCGCTTCCTCGATGGATCCCAGGTCAATGGTGTTCCGCGTGAAAAGGCAGTCGATTTAATCACGAACTGGATTGGCGAGCGCCGGAACACTCAGCCGACAAAGGCCGAGGTAGAGGCGCTGCTCGGTTAG
- the pdxS gene encoding pyridoxal 5'-phosphate synthase lyase subunit PdxS, which yields MSNQQETTGTARVKRGLADMLKGGVIMDVVTPEQAKIAEDAGATAVMALERVPADIRAEGGVSRMSDPDMIQGIIESVSIPVMAKARIGHFVEAQVLQSLGVDFIDESEVLTPADYKNHIDKFDFTVPFVCGATNLGEALRRINEGAAMIRSKGEAGTGDVSNAVTHMRTIRAEINRLKSMAEDELYVAAKELQAPYELVREVAEKGKLPVVLFTAGGIATPADAAMMMQLGAEGVFVGSGIFKSGDPEKRARAIVQATQNYDDPETIANVSRGLGEAMVGINVDEIPQPHRLAERGW from the coding sequence GTGAGTAATCAACAGGAAACTACCGGCACAGCACGTGTGAAGCGTGGCTTGGCTGACATGCTCAAGGGGGGTGTCATCATGGACGTTGTTACCCCGGAACAAGCAAAGATCGCTGAAGATGCTGGCGCTACGGCAGTTATGGCGCTGGAGCGCGTGCCTGCTGACATTCGTGCCGAGGGCGGCGTTTCCCGGATGTCCGATCCGGATATGATTCAGGGCATTATCGAGTCCGTTTCCATTCCAGTCATGGCGAAGGCGCGTATTGGCCACTTCGTTGAGGCTCAGGTTCTGCAGTCCCTCGGCGTGGACTTCATTGATGAGTCCGAGGTCCTGACCCCGGCCGACTACAAGAACCACATCGACAAGTTCGATTTCACTGTTCCATTCGTGTGTGGTGCAACCAACCTTGGTGAGGCCCTGCGTCGCATCAATGAAGGTGCTGCCATGATTCGTTCTAAAGGCGAGGCCGGCACGGGTGATGTATCCAACGCTGTGACGCACATGCGCACCATCCGCGCAGAGATTAATCGTTTGAAGTCTATGGCTGAAGACGAGCTGTACGTTGCAGCCAAGGAGCTGCAGGCCCCGTACGAATTGGTGCGCGAGGTTGCCGAAAAGGGCAAGCTGCCGGTCGTCTTGTTCACCGCTGGCGGTATCGCCACCCCAGCCGATGCTGCGATGATGATGCAGTTGGGTGCCGAAGGCGTGTTCGTCGGTTCCGGCATCTTCAAGTCTGGCGATCCTGAGAAGCGTGCTCGCGCCATTGTGCAGGCCACCCAGAACTACGATGATCCCGAGACCATTGCAAATGTTTCCCGCGGTTTGGGCGAGGCCATGGTCGGTATCAACGTGGACGAGATTCCTCAGCCTCACCGCTTGGCTGAACGCGGCTGGTAA
- the pgsA gene encoding phosphatidylinositol phosphate synthase has translation MLSVHGRKPAAVVIEPIARRLSSWGVTPNMVTIAGTVLAVVFALWLIPAGHLFIAAALIGLTVATDMVDGTMARMRGGGTNFGAVLDATCDRLSDGAIFAALTVYFVLHEPHEVGLLCAVLLILVCSQVTSYVKARAEASGIKVIGGLIERPERLIIGLVSIGLHGLGLPYILAIGLWALAAGSVYTVIERLWITATAENAAGKIAAPTGAREFSTPENKG, from the coding sequence ATGCTTAGTGTGCATGGCAGGAAGCCAGCTGCCGTGGTCATCGAACCCATTGCGCGGCGGCTGAGCTCGTGGGGAGTAACCCCCAACATGGTGACGATCGCGGGGACCGTGCTAGCCGTAGTTTTCGCCCTCTGGCTGATCCCCGCTGGCCACCTATTCATCGCCGCCGCACTTATAGGTCTGACGGTCGCCACCGACATGGTGGACGGAACTATGGCCCGAATGCGAGGCGGCGGCACGAACTTTGGCGCTGTTTTGGACGCCACCTGCGATCGCCTTTCCGATGGCGCGATTTTCGCAGCGCTGACGGTGTACTTTGTTCTTCATGAACCGCACGAAGTTGGTTTGTTGTGCGCGGTCTTGTTGATCCTGGTCTGCAGCCAAGTCACTAGCTACGTCAAAGCCCGGGCAGAGGCCAGCGGTATTAAGGTGATTGGTGGCTTAATCGAGCGCCCGGAGCGCCTCATCATTGGGCTGGTTTCAATCGGTCTGCACGGCCTTGGGCTGCCCTATATTTTGGCTATCGGCCTGTGGGCTTTGGCAGCGGGTAGCGTGTACACGGTCATCGAACGCCTGTGGATCACTGCGACCGCCGAGAATGCTGCCGGTAAAATTGCCGCGCCCACAGGGGCGCGTGAATTCTCCACGCCCGAGAACAAGGGATAA
- a CDS encoding glycosyltransferase family 4 protein: protein MRIGMICPYSFDEPGGVQIHAIDLCTELIKRGHEVSLIGPGSDRSRVPNFVELGGKAIPIRYNGSVARLSFGPKTARHVDRWIADNNFDVLHIHEPNSPSYSMLALRRAEGPIVATYHASASSSHLLQLALPFLRPLLERIQGGIAVSEEARRWQVENLAGDPVLIPNGVATGMYRRAEPISGVDPTRPRIMFLGRFEESRKGLSILLDAMPAIVRQLPEVELVIAGGGSVDNLVARLNKVGLSHSVGLGPSEANVRVLGRVSDEDKARALTASDIYIAPNTGGESFGIVLVEAMAAGAAVVASDIPAFAAVGQDGHSARLFPNGDSAGLAAAVSDLLANPEKRCALAARGSQRSREFDWQTVTDKVEEVYSAVAAAGRKVIVR from the coding sequence GTGCGTATTGGAATGATCTGTCCCTACTCCTTTGACGAGCCAGGCGGGGTGCAGATCCATGCGATTGACCTGTGCACGGAGCTGATCAAGCGAGGCCACGAGGTCAGCCTTATAGGTCCGGGCAGCGATCGTTCACGGGTGCCGAATTTTGTGGAACTGGGCGGCAAGGCAATACCCATTCGGTACAACGGTTCCGTCGCCCGGTTGAGTTTTGGACCAAAGACCGCGCGCCATGTCGATCGGTGGATTGCCGATAACAATTTTGACGTGTTGCATATCCATGAGCCGAACTCTCCGTCGTATTCCATGTTGGCGCTGCGTCGTGCGGAGGGGCCGATCGTGGCTACCTATCACGCGTCGGCGAGTTCTTCGCATTTGTTGCAACTAGCTCTACCTTTCCTTCGTCCGCTTTTGGAGCGGATTCAAGGTGGCATTGCGGTCTCGGAAGAAGCCCGACGGTGGCAGGTGGAGAATTTGGCGGGGGATCCAGTGTTGATTCCCAACGGGGTTGCCACGGGCATGTATCGACGCGCCGAACCCATTAGTGGTGTGGATCCCACCCGGCCGCGAATTATGTTTCTGGGCCGATTCGAGGAGTCACGCAAGGGCTTGAGCATTCTGCTGGACGCCATGCCCGCCATCGTGCGGCAGTTGCCCGAAGTGGAGTTGGTGATTGCCGGCGGAGGATCAGTGGATAATCTGGTCGCCCGGTTAAACAAGGTTGGGTTGTCACACTCTGTCGGGCTTGGCCCTTCGGAGGCCAATGTACGGGTTTTGGGGCGGGTGTCGGACGAGGATAAGGCCCGTGCCCTCACCGCCAGTGACATCTACATTGCCCCGAATACGGGCGGGGAAAGTTTCGGCATTGTCCTCGTGGAGGCCATGGCCGCGGGTGCTGCCGTGGTCGCCAGCGATATCCCTGCCTTCGCCGCAGTGGGGCAAGACGGCCACTCGGCCAGGCTTTTTCCCAACGGGGATTCTGCGGGATTGGCCGCTGCTGTGAGTGATCTTCTCGCCAACCCTGAGAAGCGGTGCGCGCTGGCGGCCCGTGGATCGCAGCGGAGCAGAGAATTCGATTGGCAGACGGTCACCGATAAAGTCGAAGAAGTTTATTCTGCCGTCGCTGCAGCAGGGCGGAAGGTGATCGTGCGTTGA
- a CDS encoding copper chaperone PCu(A)C translates to MRTSTFGRNRLAALSLATVASASLALASCSAPGEKDGNTEAAHSSVTEGSDAAKAPSNDQSSTPAQESGMNHEGHDHMSGAKTITSGDLAFEDAYITAKPASKKMTGVFGTFKNTSDKEINITEVSGSLKGRYEIHETNNGVMSQMKGGLKIAAGQTSELKPGGNHLMIMDNTDEIAAGDTLTLNLKDSEGNSYELKDIPVRVQNSQHEHYGH, encoded by the coding sequence ATGCGTACCTCCACCTTTGGCCGTAATCGCCTGGCCGCCCTCTCCCTAGCCACCGTCGCTTCCGCTAGCTTGGCCTTGGCCAGCTGCTCCGCACCTGGTGAAAAGGATGGTAACACCGAGGCCGCACACTCCTCCGTTACCGAAGGATCCGATGCAGCCAAAGCTCCATCAAATGATCAGTCCAGCACCCCAGCGCAAGAATCCGGTATGAACCACGAGGGCCACGACCACATGTCTGGCGCTAAGACCATCACGTCTGGCGATCTTGCATTCGAGGATGCGTACATCACTGCAAAGCCCGCATCGAAAAAGATGACGGGTGTGTTCGGCACGTTCAAGAACACCTCCGATAAAGAAATCAACATCACCGAGGTCAGCGGTTCTCTCAAGGGTCGCTATGAAATCCACGAGACTAATAACGGTGTGATGTCCCAGATGAAGGGTGGCCTGAAGATCGCCGCCGGTCAGACTAGCGAACTCAAGCCGGGTGGAAACCACTTGATGATCATGGACAACACCGACGAGATTGCAGCCGGTGATACCCTCACGCTGAACCTCAAAGATTCCGAGGGCAACAGCTATGAGCTCAAGGACATTCCGGTGCGCGTGCAGAACTCCCAGCACGAGCACTACGGCCACTAG
- a CDS encoding copper resistance CopC family protein: protein MTGATALTAATIFAAPAVAHDGVVESNPAASSTVEQLPGKISLTFSGVPQDGFNNIALTKDGNLITRGKPTQDGKTLSIDVPEQKDAEPGEYTIGYQITSSDGHATRGSVKFTLAGGNKGSSEAGDNSPSNDRETNESSSQGDDPMRGLGWLLPLAGIVVIGGALVMAIARWRNLNDDKRS from the coding sequence ATGACAGGCGCAACTGCGCTGACGGCAGCCACGATTTTCGCCGCTCCCGCAGTAGCCCACGACGGCGTTGTGGAATCCAATCCGGCTGCCAGTAGTACGGTTGAACAACTTCCAGGAAAAATTTCGCTCACCTTTTCTGGTGTTCCCCAGGACGGATTCAACAACATCGCCTTGACTAAGGACGGCAACCTCATCACGCGGGGCAAACCCACACAGGATGGCAAGACCCTGTCCATCGACGTGCCGGAGCAGAAGGACGCCGAGCCGGGTGAATACACAATTGGCTACCAAATCACTAGCTCCGACGGTCACGCGACCCGGGGTTCCGTGAAATTCACGCTGGCTGGTGGAAACAAGGGTTCATCTGAAGCGGGCGACAACAGCCCCTCGAACGACCGGGAAACCAATGAGTCCTCCTCACAGGGGGATGACCCCATGCGAGGACTTGGGTGGTTACTACCTCTAGCCGGTATCGTCGTTATCGGAGGTGCGCTGGTCATGGCGATCGCGCGCTGGCGAAACCTCAACGACGATAAGAGGAGTTGA
- a CDS encoding glycosyltransferase family 87 protein, producing the protein MKQHNSPSSAPSAPSQSVSASPASTQPDSIRHTQHSSAESPHTEILADRFQRSRVALVLTFVMWPLAIMTFIHKTFLYPYNDHPTDDFTTVISALRRFREHVPVYSEDYSTVDPHYLYSPGGTLLLSPLAYLPENLGRPAYIVLNAVAVVLAVAVLTKLFKYSLRGPVVPAATFIIFSTEAVQNTLLFSNINGILLLAEALFLYLLLHRRNILAGLVIGLAIVVKPQFAPLLFLPLVRRQLSTITVGIAVPVVLNLAAIPLMVSPGDYLDKLVPYLGQVRDYANSSISGILTYFGFSDASILFWRTVAALCVAISVLLLLRWRDRDEIMWATTTSGVVLTGVFLISSLGQMYYSMLLLPMFFTVLRARSVMHSPIAWLGVYFCMSLDEWMSDRWVWPGRVFEFSRGTIGWSLLLVSIVTTVVVWTMMERRLGHHILGDLHENGWWPKKGSAWGRRNNKMARTLQQEDNPTSPNREGH; encoded by the coding sequence ATGAAGCAGCATAATTCCCCATCCTCGGCACCTTCTGCCCCCTCGCAGTCCGTTTCGGCGTCTCCTGCCTCTACGCAACCTGACTCGATCAGACACACCCAGCACTCATCGGCCGAAAGCCCACATACCGAGATCCTCGCCGACCGATTCCAACGATCGCGCGTGGCCCTCGTTCTCACGTTCGTGATGTGGCCGCTGGCCATCATGACGTTCATTCACAAGACCTTCCTCTACCCCTACAACGACCACCCCACTGATGACTTCACCACGGTTATCAGCGCCCTGCGCCGTTTCCGGGAACACGTGCCGGTGTATTCCGAGGATTACAGCACTGTCGATCCCCACTACCTATACTCCCCCGGCGGCACGTTGCTGCTTAGCCCCTTGGCCTACCTCCCAGAGAATCTGGGTCGGCCAGCCTATATCGTGCTAAACGCGGTCGCGGTTGTACTCGCGGTAGCCGTGCTCACCAAGCTCTTCAAGTATTCCCTTCGCGGCCCCGTGGTCCCAGCTGCCACCTTCATCATTTTTTCCACCGAGGCCGTACAGAACACCCTGCTATTCTCCAACATCAATGGCATTTTGCTACTAGCCGAGGCCCTCTTTCTCTACCTGCTCCTCCACCGGCGAAATATACTCGCCGGCCTGGTCATCGGCTTGGCCATCGTGGTTAAGCCCCAGTTTGCGCCACTTTTGTTCCTACCTTTGGTCCGACGCCAACTTTCCACGATCACAGTCGGAATCGCGGTACCTGTCGTTTTGAATCTCGCCGCTATTCCTCTGATGGTTAGCCCCGGCGATTACCTCGATAAGCTCGTGCCGTATCTGGGCCAAGTCAGGGATTACGCCAATTCGTCAATTTCGGGCATTTTGACGTACTTTGGATTCTCCGATGCCAGCATCCTATTCTGGCGAACCGTGGCCGCACTATGCGTTGCTATCAGTGTTCTTCTGCTGCTGCGCTGGCGCGATCGCGACGAAATCATGTGGGCAACCACGACCTCAGGGGTTGTGCTGACCGGGGTTTTCCTGATCTCTTCACTGGGTCAGATGTACTACTCAATGTTGTTATTACCCATGTTCTTCACGGTTCTTCGCGCCCGTAGCGTCATGCATTCCCCAATCGCTTGGCTGGGCGTGTACTTCTGTATGAGTTTGGATGAGTGGATGTCCGATCGCTGGGTTTGGCCAGGGCGGGTGTTCGAATTCAGCCGGGGCACCATCGGTTGGTCCTTGCTGCTGGTCAGCATCGTTACCACCGTGGTGGTGTGGACTATGATGGAGCGGAGACTGGGCCACCATATTCTCGGGGATTTGCACGAGAACGGCTGGTGGCCAAAGAAGGGATCCGCGTGGGGGCGTCGGAATAATAAAATGGCCCGCACGTTGCAACAGGAAGACAACCCGACCAGCCCGAACCGAGAGGGACATTGA
- a CDS encoding phosphatidylinositol mannoside acyltransferase, producing MSSNTAQELRESLTAFAYKAGWKLTAIAPEPVARWLFTAMADVASKKGKGPEQLRRNLARVVGPENVTKQLVRDAMRSYMRYWREAFRLPTMVGDSLVARIDAGFTQGSVERVFAAIARGKGVVVTLPHSANWDMAGVWLVAKNGEFTTVAERLKPESLFDAFVDYRESLGFKVIALTGAARPPMELMEEVLREGGVVCLMGERDLTGRGVLTRFFGEEATLPPGPALLAQRTGAVLMTAGMSFTEHRTRGRWGLPRVEEGWRIHVGEPIDTDRPLEDIVQQQADEFAANIARDPADWHILQPVWLADLSLRRLRAMGMEQRVNRPALDGSVEQEG from the coding sequence ATGAGTTCAAACACGGCACAGGAACTTCGCGAATCCTTGACAGCTTTCGCGTACAAAGCTGGCTGGAAACTCACGGCTATCGCACCCGAGCCAGTCGCTCGATGGCTATTCACGGCGATGGCCGATGTGGCGTCGAAAAAAGGAAAAGGCCCAGAACAGCTGCGCCGCAACCTCGCTCGTGTAGTGGGGCCCGAGAACGTGACCAAGCAGCTGGTGCGGGATGCCATGCGAAGTTACATGCGGTATTGGAGGGAAGCCTTCCGCCTGCCCACAATGGTGGGCGATTCGCTTGTCGCCCGCATCGACGCGGGATTTACCCAGGGAAGTGTGGAGCGGGTATTTGCGGCCATCGCCCGTGGCAAGGGGGTAGTAGTTACGTTGCCACACTCTGCGAACTGGGACATGGCCGGGGTGTGGCTGGTGGCCAAGAATGGCGAGTTTACGACCGTGGCAGAAAGGTTGAAGCCGGAGAGCCTTTTCGATGCTTTCGTAGACTACCGTGAGAGCCTGGGATTCAAGGTTATTGCCTTGACCGGGGCAGCGCGGCCTCCGATGGAGTTAATGGAAGAGGTGCTGCGCGAAGGGGGTGTGGTGTGCCTGATGGGTGAACGTGATCTCACTGGCCGAGGCGTATTGACTAGATTTTTCGGCGAAGAGGCTACTTTGCCGCCGGGCCCCGCACTGTTAGCTCAGCGCACTGGTGCTGTATTGATGACCGCGGGAATGAGCTTCACCGAACACCGGACGCGCGGTCGGTGGGGGTTGCCACGCGTGGAGGAAGGTTGGCGTATTCACGTTGGGGAACCGATTGATACCGATCGGCCGTTGGAGGACATCGTTCAGCAACAAGCCGATGAATTCGCCGCAAATATCGCGCGTGATCCAGCTGATTGGCACATCTTGCAACCGGTCTGGTTGGCGGATCTTTCCCTGCGGCGGCTGCGGGCCATGGGGATGGAGCAGCGGGTTAATCGGCCGGCCCTTGATGGTTCAGTAGAGCAGGAGGGGTAG
- a CDS encoding HIT family protein — MTDTPYVDSGVGDTPNNPDGLLRLWAPYRSTYLTKSPRSADPFVELPKQPDEDALIIARGETVYCVLNLFPYNPGHMMVVPYRAVADYTELTDEETAELAHFTKTALRALRHSSNPDAVNVGLNLGKASGGSVPTHLHQHIVPRWTGDANFMTVMTGTKVLPQTLRETRDLLARAWAEVEPGESNA, encoded by the coding sequence ATGACTGATACCCCGTACGTGGATTCTGGGGTGGGAGACACCCCGAATAACCCAGACGGGTTGCTGCGCCTGTGGGCGCCATATCGCTCCACCTACCTAACGAAGTCCCCACGATCGGCTGATCCTTTTGTGGAATTGCCGAAGCAACCGGATGAAGACGCGTTGATCATCGCCCGCGGCGAGACGGTGTACTGCGTATTGAATCTTTTCCCATACAACCCTGGGCACATGATGGTTGTCCCGTACCGTGCGGTAGCCGACTACACGGAGTTAACGGATGAGGAAACCGCTGAGCTCGCGCATTTTACCAAAACGGCGCTGAGGGCCCTCCGGCACAGTTCCAACCCTGATGCAGTCAACGTGGGATTGAATTTGGGTAAAGCGTCCGGTGGCAGCGTGCCCACCCATCTACATCAGCACATCGTGCCGCGATGGACCGGAGATGCTAACTTCATGACCGTTATGACCGGCACGAAAGTCCTACCACAGACATTGCGTGAAACCCGTGACTTGCTTGCGCGGGCATGGGCAGAGGTCGAGCCAGGAGAGAGCAATGCTTAG
- a CDS encoding aminoacyl-tRNA deacylase, which yields MASRTRAIAAVAGVPHEVLSYVPSKDHFGEHSVQELGADPAEVFKTLVVVSGVDFAMCCVPVAGHLSLKATAKALGWKRAEMARPAHAQRITGYVVGGISPLGTRNPLPTLIDASAADLPQIIISAGQRGLSLRMAPRDLVDLSGARLAPIATR from the coding sequence ATGGCTAGTAGAACCCGCGCGATCGCCGCTGTGGCCGGTGTGCCTCACGAAGTGTTGAGCTACGTTCCAAGCAAGGATCATTTTGGGGAGCACTCGGTACAGGAACTCGGGGCGGATCCTGCAGAAGTTTTCAAAACCTTGGTCGTCGTTTCTGGTGTGGATTTCGCTATGTGCTGTGTGCCTGTCGCGGGACATCTTTCCCTGAAGGCCACGGCCAAAGCCCTTGGCTGGAAGAGGGCCGAGATGGCACGTCCGGCACACGCACAACGTATTACGGGGTACGTCGTGGGTGGAATCTCTCCGCTGGGAACGCGGAATCCACTACCTACACTCATCGATGCGAGCGCGGCTGATCTGCCCCAGATTATTATTTCCGCCGGGCAGAGGGGACTATCTTTGCGGATGGCTCCTCGGGACCTCGTAGATCTTTCCGGCGCAAGGCTTGCACCTATAGCAACTCGGTGA
- a CDS encoding Dyp-type peroxidase, with protein MSSAARIRSVLCASNEIFEKKVELAMSTGNVSRRGFFAGLGLVGTAGVLAACNTDTSTNSTDATTAGGEQPPILSARSTDRTTIPFDGAHQAGIQTPSQANAVVVAFDLNREGLSPRELRRNLRRLMVIWTGDARSMTQGETALADLESELTAAPLNLTVTVGWSPKLIADAKLDSKTPSWVKNHQQGLPPFKGDRLNEDFSHGDVVLQVCGDDLTAVSHAVRVLTRGGQDYCRPRWIQRGFVDSPQGQTPRNLLGFKDGTANPANDAEYDDTIWDDQGGTSMVVRRIVYDMPDWEALDRPSREVVFGRTIKEGAPLGGVAETDPVDLNKVDQTGLPYIDPRSHVGIAAGNGKRMRRRAYNWDGEISPLGSTGLIFISFQDDPEQGFSELQRRLAAKDRLNRWITHVGSALFWCPPGTQSGAYWGQKVLEG; from the coding sequence ATGTCAAGCGCAGCGCGCATTCGCAGCGTGCTCTGCGCATCGAACGAGATCTTCGAAAAGAAGGTAGAACTAGCAATGTCCACTGGCAATGTATCCCGTCGCGGATTTTTTGCCGGTCTGGGGCTCGTGGGCACCGCAGGTGTCCTAGCAGCCTGCAATACCGACACATCCACCAACAGCACTGATGCTACGACCGCTGGGGGTGAGCAGCCACCAATTCTTTCGGCCCGCTCCACCGACCGCACGACGATTCCGTTTGATGGGGCACACCAGGCAGGCATCCAAACACCCAGTCAGGCCAATGCGGTCGTTGTTGCTTTCGATCTGAACCGCGAGGGTCTGAGTCCCCGTGAATTACGCCGTAACCTGCGGCGTCTCATGGTGATCTGGACAGGCGACGCCCGCTCCATGACCCAAGGTGAAACCGCTCTCGCTGACTTGGAAAGCGAGCTCACTGCAGCGCCGCTAAACCTCACCGTTACCGTGGGTTGGAGCCCAAAACTTATTGCCGACGCCAAGCTGGATTCGAAAACGCCTTCCTGGGTTAAGAATCATCAGCAGGGATTACCTCCATTTAAAGGCGACCGGCTCAATGAAGACTTCAGTCACGGCGATGTGGTGTTGCAGGTGTGCGGGGATGACCTCACGGCGGTGAGCCATGCTGTTCGCGTGCTGACTCGCGGGGGGCAGGACTATTGCCGTCCGCGGTGGATCCAGCGCGGATTTGTAGACTCGCCCCAGGGGCAAACCCCTCGCAATTTGCTGGGTTTTAAAGACGGTACGGCCAACCCCGCTAACGACGCCGAATACGACGATACAATCTGGGACGACCAGGGCGGCACTTCGATGGTGGTCCGCCGTATCGTGTACGACATGCCCGATTGGGAAGCTCTCGATCGTCCTTCCCGTGAAGTCGTTTTCGGTCGCACGATTAAAGAAGGCGCTCCATTGGGCGGGGTAGCAGAAACCGATCCCGTGGACTTGAACAAGGTGGATCAGACCGGTCTGCCCTACATCGATCCGCGCAGCCACGTGGGGATCGCTGCCGGTAACGGAAAACGCATGCGCCGACGTGCCTACAACTGGGATGGCGAGATTTCCCCGCTCGGGAGCACGGGGTTGATTTTTATCTCCTTCCAAGATGATCCCGAACAGGGGTTTAGCGAACTGCAACGCCGGTTGGCGGCCAAGGATCGCCTGAATCGCTGGATCACACACGTGGGATCCGCACTATTCTGGTGCCCACCGGGTACACAATCGGGTGCCTACTGGGGTCAGAAGGTCTTAGAGGGGTAA